A genome region from Trichoderma asperellum chromosome 7, complete sequence includes the following:
- a CDS encoding uncharacterized protein (TransMembrane:7 (i156-176o182-200i256-277o302-330i351-369o375-396i472-493o)) → MSSHGPESAARRQSSSSGYNAPAAYQNLGDGAAGLPVGVEKDSPPTSPETSRTASSGHRRRSTAEADIYDIPDDWANLDEVAATSPVENVTEAPIYRHHSLEQIRSRDQEERESRRASAAEREHDNEAQLADLEVVDEKSEQHVSRLATQIYTISYLVLFAIWGTLARVGLSALTAYPGEPVLFVVLWANFGGSLIMGFLSEDRMLFRDEWGTPTYDKLLSRAKENGNGEGSLDAEEQAIDLAAAKKAHLATKKTIPLYIGLATGFCGSFTSFSSFIKDTFLALSNQMVTPDLGIPGRNGGYSFMALLAVVIVTVSVSLAGLILGAHLAIALERFTPSIPYPVTRKILDPLAVLLGWGCWLGAILMAIFPPHNKWRGEILFALVFAPLGCLGRFYLSIYLNGKIASFPLGTFTANVFGTAILGMSWDIAHARIGGLAGCQVLQGIEDGFCGCLTTISTWVAELNSLGRRHSYIYGFSSVGTALAVMIAIMGGLRWSDGFSALICVS, encoded by the coding sequence ATGTCTTCACACGGACCAGAGTCTGCGGCGCGGCGCCAGTCCAGCTCTTCGGGCTATAATGCGCCAGCCGCGTATCAAAACCTAGgcgatggcgctgctggactCCCCGTCGGCGTTGAAAAGGACAGTCCGCCAACCTCACCGGAGACGTCGCGGACAGCAAGTAGCGGCCATCGGCGGAGATCAACCGCAGAGGCGGATATATACGACATTCCAGACGACTGGGCGAATCTCGACGAAGTAGCGGCTACAAGCCCTGTAGAAAATGTCACTGAAGCCCCTATATACCGCCACCACAGCTTGGAGCAGATACGAAGCCGCGATCAAGAAGAGCGCGAATCGCGGCGAGCCAGTGCTGCCGAGAGGGAGCATGATAACGAGGCACAATTGGCTGATCTTGAAGTGGTCGATGAAAAGAGCGAACAGCACGTGTCGAGGCTGGCAACGCAGATCTATACGATATCATATCTCGTTCTGTTTGCCATATGGGGTACTCTTGCGCGCGTGGGACTCAGCGCATTGACTGCATATCCTGGAGAACCGGTCCTCTTTGTTGTTTTATGGGCCAATTTCGGCGGCAGTCTCATCATGGGCTTTCTTTCCGAGGATCGGATGCTGTTTCGCGACGAATGGGGGACGCCTACTTACGACAAACTGCTTTCGCGCGCGAAAGAGAACGGGAATGGCGAGGGAAGTTTGGACGCGGAAGAGCAGGCCATTGATTTGGCAGCGGCTAAGAAGGCACATTTGGCAACGAAGAAGACTATACCTCTGTATATTGGCTTGGCTACTGGGTTCTGCGGAAGCTTCACCAGTTTTTCCAGCTTCATCAAGGACACGTTTCTTGCCTTGTCTAATCAGATGGTAACCCCTGATCTGGGGATCCCAGGCAGGAATGGCGGATATTCATTTATGGCGCTTTTGGCTGTGGTGATTGTGACGGTATCAGTCTCGCTAGCGGGATTAATCCTTGGAGCTCATCTCGCCATTGCCTTGGAAAGATTCACACCATCTATTCCTTATCCTGTGACTCGCAAGATTCTCGACCCCCTCGCTGTCTTGCTGGGCTGGGGGTGCTGGCTCGGCGCGATTCTCATGGCAATCTTCCCACCGCACAACAAATGGCGCGGCGAAATCCTATTTGCACTGGTCTTTGCGCCTTTGGGGTGCCTTGGTCGATTTTATCTTTCCATTTACCTCAACGGAAAGATTGCGTCCTTTCCCTTGGGAACTTTTACAGCAAACGTTTTCGGAACTGCCATTTTGGGCATGTCGTGGGACATTGCTCACGCGCGCATTGGAGGGCTTGCTGGGTGCCAAGTGCTTCAGGGCATTGAGGATGGGTTCTGTGGATGCTTGACGACCATTTCGACGTGGGTTGCCGAGTTGAATAGCCTTGGACGACGTCACTCGTATATATACGGCTTTAGCAGCGTGGGGACTGCTCTGGCGGTAATGATCGCCATTATGGGAGGATTGCGATGGAGCGATGGCTTCAGTGCTTTGATATGCGTCTCGTGA